One window of the Delphinus delphis chromosome 20, mDelDel1.2, whole genome shotgun sequence genome contains the following:
- the AKT2 gene encoding RAC-beta serine/threonine-protein kinase has protein sequence MNEVSVIKEGWLHKRGEYIKTWRPRYFLLKSDGSFIGYKERPEAPDQTLPPLNNFSVAECQLMKTERPRPNTFVIRCLQWTTVIERTFHVDSPDERQEWMQAIQMVANSLKQRGPGEDPMDYKCGSPSDSSAAEEMEVAVSKARAKVTMNDFDYLKLLGKGTFGKVILVREKASGRYYAMKILRKEVIIAKDEVAHTVTESRVLQNTRHPFLTALKYAFQTHDRLCFVMEYANGGELFFHLSRERVFTEERARFYGAEIVSALEYLHSRDVVYRDIKLENLMLDKDGHIKITDFGLCKEGVSDGATMKTFCGTPEYLAPEVLEDNDYGRAVDWWGLGVVMYEMMCGRLPFYNQDHERLFELILMEEIRFPRTLSPEAKSLLAGLLKKDPKQRLGGGPSDATEVMEHRFFLSINWQDVVQKKLLPPFKPQVTSEVDTRYFDDEFTAQSITITPPDRYDSLGLLELDQRTHFPQFSYSASIRE, from the exons ATGAACGAGGTGTCTGTCATCAAAGAAGGCTGGCTCCACAAGCGCG GTGAATACATCAAGACCTGGCGGCCCCGGTACTTCCTGCTGAAGAGCGACGGCTCCTTCATTGGATATAAGGAGCGGCCCGAGGCCCCCGACCAGACCCTGCCCCCCTTAAACAACTTCTCTGTTGCAG AATGCCAGCTGATGAAGACCGAGAGACCGCGGCCCAACACCTTCGTCATACGCTGCCTGCAGTGGACCACAGTCATCGAGAGGACCTTCCACGTAGACTCTCCGGATGAGAGGCAA GAGTGGATGCAGGCCATCCAAATGGTTGCCAACAGCCTCAAGCAGCGGGGCCCAGGTGAGGATCCCATGGACTACAAGTGTGGCTCCCCCAGCGACTCTTCTGCAGCCGAGGAGATGGAAGTGGCAGTTAGCAAGGCGCGGGCCAAGGTG ACCATGAATGACTTCGACTATCTCAAGCTCCTGGGCAAGGGCACCTTTGGCAAAGTCATCCTGGTGCGGGAGAAGGCCAGTGGCCGCTACTACGCCATGAAGATCTTGCGGAAGGAGGTTATCATCGCTAAG GATGAAGTCGCCCACACGGTCACCGAGAGCCGGGTCCTCCAGAACACCAGGCACCCGTTCCTCACT GCGCTGAAGTACGCCTTCCAGACCCACGACCGCCTGTGCTTCGTGATGGAGTACGCCAACGGTGGCGAG CTGTTCTTCCACCTGTCCCGGGAACGCGTCTTCACGGAGGAGCGGGCCCGCTTTTATGGTGCGGAGATCGTCTCAGCCCTGGAGTACCTGCACTCGCGGGACGTGGTGTACCGTGACATCAAG CTGGAAAACCTCATGCTGGACAAAGATGGCCACATCAAGATCACTGACTTCGGCCTGTGCAAAGAGGGCGTCAGTGACGGGGCCACCATGAAAACCTTCTGTGGGACCCCTGAATACCTGGCGCCCGAG GTGCTGGAGGACAACGACTACGGCCGGGCGGTGGACTGGTGGGGGCTGGGCGTGGTCATGTACGAGATGATGTGCGGCCGCCTGCCCTTCTACAACCAGGACCACGAGCGCCTCTTCGAGCTCATCCTCATGGAGGAGATCCGCTTCCCGCGCACGCTCAGCCCTGAGGCCAAGTCCCTGCTTGCTGGGCTGCTTAAGAAGGACCCCAAGCAGAG GCTCGGCGGGGGGCCCAGTGATGCCACGGAGGTCATGGAGCACAGGTTCTTCCTCAGTATCAACTGGCAGGACGTGGTGCAGAAGAAG CTCCTGCCACCCTTCAAACCTCAGGTCACATCTGAGGTTGACACAAGGTACTTTGACGACGAGTTCACCGCCCAGTCCATCACAATCACACCCCCGGACCGCT ATGACAGCCTGGGCTTACTCGAACTGGACCAGCGGACCCACTTCCCCCAGTTCTCCTATTCGGCCAGCATCCGAGAGTGA